In Pseudomonas rhizosphaerae, one DNA window encodes the following:
- a CDS encoding response regulator, with the protein MNKPSSIDEQSFRRLLSRNVGLPLGVGVLSAAVFIGIIVYLLSVIDWVEHTDRVINNANEATKLSIDMETGMRGYLLSGGEGYLDPYELAKPRLAAELPALQALVADNPRQVDRLTRIMALQKDWLEYGEQLIALKRSTGDYSSVVQTGRGKRLTDAIRKEYDGFIAMEQQLRVERSENVSRTIWASVSLYVLFVLVVSALLAYFGRRDMTELSTSYGGNLAALQKGAKRLQDQAWLRTGQTQLAEQLLGQQTLQMLGRNMLQFFAQYLGTVVAAVYIREEHGNLRRIASYGFSREREVTDQVLLNGEGIAGQAVERNRVIRLDDVPADYLRLSSGLGEGAARSVLVIPTSDNDQINAVVELGFLRPLTDRDLEIVELLADNIGTAVEAARYRQRLQEVLAETQQLNEELQVQQEELKTANEELEEQSRVLKESQAYLETQQAELEQTNEQLAERTDALGEQRDALDRKNMELNQAQVQLEERADELQRSSRYKSEFLANMSHELRTPLNSSLILAKLLAENPQENLTADQVKFAESIYSAGNDLLNLINDILDISKVEAGKLDLRPENSSVPRLVDSLRMTFEPLAGQKHLDLSVQILADAPAMLYTDRQRVEQILKNLLANALKFTEHGSVELLVSGHANEGIAFQIRDTGIGIAVDQQQAIFEAFRQADGTTNRRYGGTGLGLSISRDLANMLGGYITVTSELGKGSTFTLVLPQRYEEIIEAPRHAPAPMVIAPQPVSRTPAVLEAPLTVARFADDRDKGPFTKRCILVVEDEPNFARILYDLAHELDYHCLVAHGADEGFDLAATFVPDAILLDMRLPDHSGLTVLQRLKELATTRHIPVHVISVEDRVEAAMHMGAIGYAVKPTTRDELKEVFGRLEAKLTQKLKRILLVEDDDLQRESISLLIGDDDIEITAVGFAQEALDLLRDNVYDCMIIDLKLPDMLGGDLLKRMSNEEIRSFPPVIVYTGRNLTRDEETELLKYSRSIIIKGARSPERLLDEVTLFLHKVESQLSHERQKMLKTARSRDKVFEGRKILVVDDDVRNIFALTSALEHKGAIVEIGRNGREAIDKLNQVEDIDLVLMDVMMPEMDGYEATREIRKDPRWRKLPIIAVTAKAMKDDQERCLQAGSNDYLAKPIDLDRLFSLIRVWLPQLERM; encoded by the coding sequence ATGAACAAACCCTCTTCGATCGACGAGCAAAGCTTCCGTCGGCTGCTCAGTCGCAACGTTGGCCTGCCGCTGGGCGTCGGTGTGCTCAGCGCCGCCGTGTTCATCGGCATCATCGTCTACCTGCTGTCGGTGATCGACTGGGTCGAGCACACCGACCGGGTGATCAACAACGCCAACGAAGCGACCAAGCTGTCGATCGACATGGAAACCGGCATGCGCGGCTACCTGCTCTCAGGCGGGGAAGGCTACCTGGATCCGTACGAACTGGCCAAGCCGCGCCTGGCCGCCGAACTTCCGGCGCTACAGGCGCTGGTGGCCGACAACCCGCGCCAGGTCGACCGGCTCACGCGCATCATGGCGCTGCAAAAGGACTGGCTCGAATACGGCGAACAGCTGATCGCGCTCAAACGCTCCACCGGCGACTATTCCAGTGTGGTCCAGACCGGTCGCGGCAAGCGCCTGACCGATGCCATCCGCAAGGAATATGACGGCTTCATCGCCATGGAGCAGCAGCTGCGGGTTGAGCGCAGCGAAAACGTATCGCGCACCATCTGGGCGTCGGTCAGCCTCTATGTGCTGTTCGTCCTGGTAGTCAGCGCCTTGCTGGCGTACTTCGGCCGTCGCGACATGACTGAGCTGTCGACCTCGTACGGCGGTAACCTGGCCGCCCTGCAGAAAGGCGCCAAGCGCCTGCAGGACCAAGCCTGGCTGCGAACCGGCCAGACCCAGCTGGCCGAGCAGTTGCTGGGTCAGCAGACCTTGCAGATGCTGGGCCGCAACATGCTGCAATTCTTCGCCCAGTACCTGGGCACGGTGGTCGCTGCGGTGTATATCCGCGAAGAGCATGGCAACCTGCGCCGCATCGCCTCGTACGGGTTCTCTCGCGAGCGTGAAGTGACCGACCAGGTACTGCTCAACGGCGAGGGCATTGCCGGCCAGGCCGTTGAGCGCAACCGTGTGATCCGCCTGGACGATGTGCCGGCCGATTACCTGCGCCTGAGCTCCGGCCTGGGCGAGGGCGCGGCGCGCAGCGTGCTGGTGATCCCGACCAGCGACAACGACCAGATCAATGCCGTGGTCGAGCTGGGTTTCCTTCGGCCCCTGACCGACCGCGACCTGGAAATCGTCGAGTTGCTGGCCGATAACATCGGCACCGCCGTCGAAGCGGCGCGCTACCGCCAGCGCCTGCAGGAAGTGCTGGCCGAAACCCAGCAGCTCAACGAAGAACTGCAAGTGCAGCAGGAAGAGCTGAAGACCGCCAACGAAGAACTCGAAGAGCAGTCGCGGGTGCTCAAGGAATCCCAGGCGTACCTGGAAACCCAGCAGGCCGAACTCGAGCAGACCAACGAACAGCTGGCCGAACGGACCGACGCCTTGGGCGAGCAGCGCGATGCCCTGGACCGCAAGAACATGGAGCTCAACCAGGCTCAGGTGCAACTCGAAGAGCGTGCCGACGAGCTGCAGCGCTCGAGCCGCTACAAGTCCGAGTTCCTGGCCAACATGTCCCACGAACTGCGCACACCGCTCAACAGTTCGTTGATCCTGGCCAAGCTGCTGGCAGAAAACCCCCAGGAAAACCTCACCGCCGATCAGGTCAAATTCGCCGAGTCGATCTATTCCGCGGGCAACGACCTGCTCAACCTGATCAACGACATTCTGGACATCTCCAAGGTCGAGGCCGGCAAGCTCGATCTGCGTCCGGAAAACAGCAGCGTGCCGAGGCTGGTCGACAGCCTGCGGATGACCTTCGAACCGCTGGCCGGGCAGAAGCACCTCGATCTGTCGGTACAGATCCTTGCCGATGCGCCGGCGATGCTCTACACCGATCGCCAGCGCGTGGAACAGATCCTCAAGAACCTGCTGGCCAACGCACTCAAGTTCACCGAGCACGGCAGCGTCGAGCTGCTGGTGTCCGGACACGCCAATGAGGGCATCGCCTTCCAGATTCGCGACACCGGTATCGGCATCGCCGTCGACCAGCAGCAGGCCATCTTCGAAGCGTTCCGTCAGGCCGACGGCACCACCAACCGGCGCTACGGCGGCACCGGCCTGGGCCTGTCGATTTCCCGCGACCTGGCCAACATGCTCGGTGGCTACATCACCGTCACCAGCGAACTGGGCAAGGGCAGCACCTTCACCCTGGTGCTGCCGCAACGCTACGAAGAAATCATCGAGGCGCCGCGCCACGCGCCGGCGCCCATGGTGATCGCACCCCAGCCGGTATCCCGCACGCCGGCCGTGCTCGAGGCACCGTTGACCGTGGCGCGCTTTGCCGACGACCGCGACAAGGGCCCGTTCACCAAGCGCTGCATTCTGGTGGTGGAAGACGAACCGAATTTCGCGCGTATTCTCTACGACCTGGCCCACGAACTGGACTACCACTGCCTGGTGGCCCACGGCGCCGACGAAGGCTTCGACCTCGCCGCGACCTTCGTGCCCGATGCCATCCTGCTCGACATGCGCCTGCCCGACCATTCCGGGCTGACCGTGCTGCAACGCCTGAAAGAGCTCGCTACCACTCGCCATATCCCGGTCCACGTGATCTCGGTCGAGGACCGCGTCGAGGCCGCCATGCACATGGGCGCCATCGGCTATGCGGTCAAGCCGACCACGCGCGACGAACTCAAGGAAGTCTTCGGCAGGCTGGAAGCCAAGCTGACCCAGAAGCTCAAGCGCATCCTGTTGGTGGAAGACGACGACCTGCAGCGTGAAAGCATTTCCTTGCTTATTGGCGACGACGACATCGAGATCACCGCCGTGGGCTTCGCCCAGGAAGCGCTCGATCTGCTGCGCGACAACGTCTACGACTGCATGATCATCGACCTCAAGCTGCCCGACATGCTCGGCGGTGACCTGCTCAAGCGCATGTCCAACGAAGAGATCCGCTCGTTCCCGCCAGTGATCGTCTACACCGGACGCAACTTGACCCGCGACGAAGAAACCGAGCTGCTCAAGTACTCGCGCTCGATCATCATCAAGGGTGCACGCTCGCCCGAGCGGCTGCTCGACGAGGTGACGCTGTTTCTGCACAAAGTCGAATCGCAGTTGTCCCATGAGCGGCAGAAGATGTTGAAAACCGCCCGCAGTCGCGACAAGGTCTTCGAGGGCCGCAAGATCCTCGTGGTGGACGACGACGTGCGCAACATCTTCGCCTTGACCAGCGCCCTGGAGCACAAGGGCGCCATCGTGGAAATAGGCCGTAACGGCCGTGAGGCGATCGACAAGTTGAATCAGGTCGAAGACATCGATCTGGTGTTGATGGATGTGATGATGCCCGAGATGGACGGCTACGAAGCGACCCGCGAGATCCGCAAGGACCCGCGCTGGCGCAAGCTGCCGATCATCGCGGTCACCGCCAAGGCGATGAAGGACGATCAGGAACGCTGCCTGCAGGCCGGTTCCAACGACTACCTGGCCAAGCCCATCGACCTGGACCGCCTGTTCTCGCTGATTCGCGTCTGGTTGCCGCAACTGGAGCGCATGTAG
- a CDS encoding CheR family methyltransferase: MSDSLAGKASQPAVQGNIDIEIKLLIEAIYLTYSYDFRDYSGASVKRRILHALGQMECSSVSSLQARVLHEPTAFMELLQYLTIPVSEMFRDPEHFLALRREVVPLLKTYPSVKVWIAGCSTGEEVYSMAILLREEGLLERTIIYATDINPTSLEKAKQGIYSMENVRAYTQNYQRAGGTRSFADYYTAAYDRAIFDSSLRANVTFADHSLATDSVFSETQLVSCRNVLIYFNKGLQDRAFGLFHESLSHRGFLMLGSKETLDFSAYSSRFDTLTRPERIYRKS, encoded by the coding sequence GTGAGTGATTCCCTGGCCGGCAAGGCCTCCCAGCCGGCTGTTCAAGGCAATATCGATATCGAGATCAAGCTGTTGATCGAGGCGATCTACCTCACCTACAGCTACGATTTTCGCGACTATTCGGGCGCGTCGGTCAAACGGCGGATTCTTCACGCGCTCGGGCAGATGGAGTGCAGCAGCGTTTCCTCGCTGCAGGCGCGGGTGCTGCACGAGCCCACGGCGTTCATGGAGCTGCTGCAGTACCTGACGATCCCGGTCAGCGAGATGTTCCGCGACCCGGAGCATTTCCTGGCGTTACGACGCGAAGTGGTGCCGCTGCTCAAGACCTACCCGTCGGTCAAGGTCTGGATCGCCGGTTGCAGCACGGGCGAAGAGGTCTACTCCATGGCCATCCTGCTGCGCGAGGAAGGGCTGCTGGAACGCACCATCATCTACGCCACCGATATCAATCCCACGTCCCTGGAAAAAGCCAAGCAGGGCATCTATTCCATGGAGAACGTGCGCGCCTATACCCAAAACTACCAGCGCGCCGGGGGAACCCGCTCGTTCGCCGACTACTACACGGCAGCCTACGACCGCGCGATCTTCGACAGCAGCCTGCGCGCCAACGTCACGTTCGCCGACCACAGCCTGGCCACCGACAGCGTGTTCTCCGAGACCCAACTGGTGTCGTGCCGCAACGTGCTCATCTATTTCAACAAGGGTTTGCAGGATCGCGCCTTCGGCCTGTTCCACGAATCCCTGAGCCATCGCGGCTTTCTCATGCTCGGCAGCAAGGAAACCCTGGATTTTTCCGCCTACAGTTCGCGCTTCGATACCTTGACGCGCCCCGAACGGATCTATCGCAAGTCATGA
- a CDS encoding chemotaxis protein CheB, with translation MSRFQAVVVGASAGGVEALLGVYGQLPMDFKLPVLTVLHLPDERHSQLAEVFERRLNRPVRQARDKETIEPGMFYFAGPSYHLSVERDFSLSLSQEERVHYSRPAIDFLFDSAADAYGAGLIGILLTGANEDGARGMASIKRKGGLTIVQDPAEARVAVMPQAAIRLQTPDHILSLHGIGCLLAELERSTC, from the coding sequence ATGAGTCGCTTTCAAGCAGTGGTGGTGGGGGCTTCGGCCGGCGGCGTGGAAGCGCTGCTGGGCGTCTACGGCCAGTTGCCGATGGATTTCAAGCTGCCGGTGCTGACGGTACTGCACCTGCCGGACGAGCGTCACAGCCAGCTGGCCGAAGTGTTCGAGCGGCGTTTGAATCGGCCGGTGCGTCAGGCGCGCGACAAGGAAACCATCGAGCCAGGTATGTTCTACTTCGCTGGCCCCAGCTATCACCTGTCGGTGGAGCGTGATTTCAGTCTGTCGTTGAGTCAGGAAGAACGGGTGCATTACTCCCGCCCGGCCATCGACTTTCTTTTCGACTCGGCGGCCGATGCCTACGGCGCCGGCCTTATCGGCATACTGCTGACCGGCGCCAACGAAGACGGCGCCCGCGGCATGGCCAGTATCAAGCGCAAAGGTGGCTTGACCATCGTTCAAGACCCCGCCGAGGCGCGGGTTGCGGTCATGCCGCAGGCGGCCATCCGCCTGCAGACGCCTGACCATATTCTTTCACTCCACGGCATTGGCTGTCTGCTTGCCGAGCTGGAACGAAGCACATGCTAA
- a CDS encoding hybrid sensor histidine kinase/response regulator — translation MLSNVQAKLLIVDDLPENLLALEALIASPGREVHKALSADEALSLLLQHEFAMAILDVQMPGMNGFELAELMRSTEKTKNIPIVFVSAAGRELNYAFKGYESGAVDFLHKPLDMQAVKSKVSVFVDLYRQRKTLKEQLDALERSRQEQEVLLKRLQVTQSELEHAVRMRDDFMSIVSHEVRTPLNGLILETQLRKLHLARDNADAFTLDKMRAMVERDERQIQSLIRLIEDMLDVSRIRTGKLSIRPAQFDLAQLVRNLVDSFAPQVAAADCTISLLADEPVLGIWDEFRIEQVVSNLISNALRYGGKGPVEVTVYGHNGWARVEVRDHGIGISKENQLRIFQQFERVSGSNVVAGLGLGLFISEQIVAAHGGRIEVESALGDGATFRVSLPL, via the coding sequence ATGCTAAGCAACGTCCAAGCAAAACTGTTGATCGTCGACGATCTGCCGGAAAACCTGCTGGCCCTGGAGGCGTTGATCGCCAGTCCCGGCCGTGAGGTGCACAAGGCGCTCTCGGCAGATGAAGCCCTTTCATTGTTGCTGCAGCACGAATTCGCCATGGCCATTCTCGACGTGCAGATGCCGGGCATGAACGGCTTCGAGTTGGCCGAGCTGATGCGCAGTACCGAGAAGACCAAGAACATTCCGATCGTCTTCGTCAGTGCCGCCGGGCGCGAACTCAACTATGCCTTCAAGGGCTACGAAAGCGGCGCGGTGGACTTCCTTCACAAGCCGCTGGACATGCAGGCGGTGAAGAGCAAGGTCAGCGTGTTCGTCGACCTGTATCGCCAGCGCAAGACCCTCAAGGAGCAGCTCGATGCGCTGGAGCGCTCGCGCCAGGAGCAGGAAGTGCTGCTCAAGCGCCTGCAGGTGACCCAGAGCGAACTGGAGCATGCGGTGCGCATGCGCGACGACTTCATGTCGATCGTGTCCCACGAAGTGCGCACACCGCTCAATGGTCTGATCCTGGAAACGCAACTGCGCAAGTTGCACTTGGCTCGCGACAACGCCGACGCCTTTACCCTCGACAAGATGCGCGCCATGGTCGAGCGCGACGAGCGCCAGATCCAAAGCCTGATTCGCTTGATCGAGGACATGCTCGATGTGTCGCGGATCCGCACCGGCAAGCTGTCCATTCGTCCTGCCCAGTTCGACCTCGCACAACTGGTGCGCAATCTGGTCGACAGTTTCGCGCCCCAGGTGGCCGCCGCCGATTGCACCATCAGCCTGCTCGCCGACGAGCCGGTGCTTGGCATCTGGGACGAGTTCCGTATCGAGCAGGTGGTCAGCAATCTGATCTCCAATGCCTTGCGCTACGGTGGCAAAGGCCCGGTCGAGGTCACCGTCTATGGGCACAATGGCTGGGCGCGGGTGGAAGTGCGTGACCACGGCATCGGCATCAGCAAGGAAAACCAGCTGCGTATCTTCCAGCAGTTCGAGCGGGTATCGGGCAGTAACGTGGTTGCCGGGCTGGGGCTGGGTTTGTTCATTTCCGAGCAGATCGTGGCGGCTCACGGCGGGCGCATCGAAGTCGAGAGCGCACTGGGCGATGGCGCGACCTTCAGGGTCAGCCTGCCGCTTTAG
- a CDS encoding response regulator, giving the protein MSEDAQDVVLIVEDEPLILMVLADYLSGLGYRVLKAENGEQALEILSTKPHLDLMVTDFRLPGGISGVKIAEPAVLLRPDLKVIFISGYPQEIKETNSPIARKAPILAKPFDLETLHEQIQELLA; this is encoded by the coding sequence ATGAGTGAAGATGCACAAGATGTCGTTCTCATCGTCGAGGACGAACCGTTGATACTGATGGTGCTGGCAGACTACCTGTCTGGACTGGGCTATCGCGTTCTGAAAGCCGAGAACGGCGAGCAGGCGTTGGAAATCCTCTCGACCAAGCCGCACCTGGATTTGATGGTCACCGATTTTCGCCTGCCCGGCGGCATTTCCGGAGTGAAGATCGCTGAGCCGGCGGTCCTGCTGCGACCGGACCTGAAGGTGATTTTCATCAGTGGCTATCCCCAGGAAATCAAGGAAACCAACAGCCCGATCGCGCGCAAGGCGCCGATTCTGGCCAAGCCGTTCGACCTGGAAACGCTGCACGAGCAGATTCAGGAACTGCTGGCCTGA
- a CDS encoding murein transglycosylase A has product MTHFRFPWRRLLIGVVPALALLSACDNDNKPVETAHPVATYAPATWDELPKVSDGDLQAGFAAWRSACQRLAKDAIWGATCAAAQTVDTSPAAIRTFLQAQLQVYGLRSAEKGEHGLITGYYEPVYPGSLKADAQHPVPVYGVPADMISVQLDSLYPELKGKRLRGRLDGQVLRPYDDAATIQRQGIDAPVVAWMRDPMDLQFLQIQGSGRLQLDNGRQLRVGYADQNGHPYRPVGRWLVEQGLLKKEEVSMGRIRDWAVANPQRVPELLASNPSYVFFSLRPDSNEGPRGSLNVPLTAGYSVAIDRKVIPLGSLLWLSTTRPDGSPVVRPVAAQDTGGAIAGEVRADLFWGTGPEAGELAGNMKQEGQVWLLWPKGAQLPTP; this is encoded by the coding sequence GTGACCCATTTCCGTTTCCCCTGGCGACGCCTGCTCATCGGCGTTGTGCCTGCGCTGGCGCTGTTGTCCGCCTGCGACAACGACAACAAGCCTGTCGAAACCGCCCACCCCGTTGCCACCTACGCACCCGCCACTTGGGATGAACTGCCCAAGGTCAGCGATGGCGATCTGCAAGCCGGTTTTGCTGCGTGGCGTTCTGCCTGTCAGCGCCTGGCCAAGGACGCTATCTGGGGAGCCACTTGCGCCGCCGCGCAGACAGTCGACACGTCGCCTGCCGCGATTCGTACCTTTCTTCAGGCCCAGCTGCAGGTCTATGGCCTGCGCTCTGCAGAAAAAGGCGAACACGGTCTGATCACCGGTTACTACGAACCCGTCTACCCCGGCAGCCTGAAGGCCGACGCTCAGCATCCGGTGCCTGTCTACGGCGTACCGGCCGACATGATCAGCGTGCAACTGGACAGCCTCTACCCTGAGCTCAAGGGCAAGCGCCTGCGCGGCCGGCTCGATGGCCAGGTGCTGCGCCCTTATGACGACGCTGCCACCATCCAGCGTCAGGGCATCGATGCGCCTGTGGTGGCCTGGATGCGCGACCCCATGGACCTGCAATTCCTGCAGATCCAGGGCTCCGGCCGCCTGCAACTGGACAATGGTCGTCAACTGCGCGTCGGCTACGCCGACCAGAATGGCCACCCCTACCGCCCGGTCGGGCGCTGGTTGGTCGAGCAAGGCCTGCTCAAGAAAGAAGAAGTCAGCATGGGCCGCATCCGTGACTGGGCCGTAGCCAATCCACAGCGCGTGCCGGAACTGCTCGCCAGCAACCCCAGCTACGTGTTCTTCAGCCTGCGCCCAGACAGTAACGAAGGCCCTCGCGGCTCACTCAACGTACCCCTGACGGCAGGCTACAGCGTGGCGATCGATCGCAAGGTGATACCACTGGGCAGCTTGCTGTGGCTGTCCACCACACGGCCCGACGGCAGCCCGGTGGTGCGCCCGGTCGCCGCGCAGGACACCGGCGGTGCAATCGCTGGCGAAGTGCGCGCCGATCTGTTTTGGGGGACGGGGCCAGAAGCCGGCGAGTTGGCCGGCAACATGAAGCAGGAAGGTCAGGTGTGGCTGCTCTGGCCCAAAGGCGCTCAACTGCCCACTCCTTGA
- a CDS encoding sensor histidine kinase: protein MEFKQSLSRRIVIVFALMSAFVAGVFAVGIVATVHLVERKLTTMSLSGNMHRLLLVDNADDWRHRPEKDELFYIDGGDGDLSMPDELKTLPVGFQELTLGPRTYYAMVAQVDGRQYVLLRDQEGMEQRAHVLFIVVGAGFLLSIALAILLGGLLARRVMAPVVRLARQVRHRDKTFGLAPPLSPDYTDDEVGELARSFDETSSKLRAALNREQMFTSDVSHELRTPLMILASSCDLLLATELDERSERQVKRIARATDGMSQLVETFLLLARDREAASHGNPTATLRRTADELVEIWGRQIEAKGLAFIYVVDNDSSDVYNQAFLHSVMGNLLRNAWHYTDTGFVRLTLTDKGFHVEDSGIGIPEEKRNAMFQPFVRGDEQRGEGLGLGLSLVQRICANQGWSVSLSSREPHGCFFSVHLGDA, encoded by the coding sequence ATGGAGTTCAAGCAGAGTCTGAGTCGCCGCATCGTCATCGTGTTTGCGTTGATGAGCGCCTTCGTGGCCGGGGTGTTCGCCGTGGGTATCGTCGCCACCGTGCATCTGGTGGAGCGCAAGCTGACCACCATGAGCCTGAGCGGCAACATGCATCGCCTGCTGCTGGTCGACAACGCGGACGATTGGCGCCACCGTCCGGAAAAGGACGAGCTGTTCTATATCGACGGTGGCGACGGCGACCTGAGCATGCCTGACGAGCTCAAGACCCTGCCGGTCGGATTCCAGGAACTGACCCTGGGCCCACGCACCTACTACGCCATGGTTGCCCAGGTCGACGGCCGACAATACGTGCTGCTGCGCGACCAGGAAGGCATGGAGCAACGTGCCCATGTGCTGTTCATCGTCGTGGGCGCCGGTTTTCTGTTGAGCATCGCGCTGGCGATTCTGCTGGGCGGGCTCCTGGCTCGCCGTGTGATGGCGCCGGTGGTACGCCTGGCCCGCCAGGTGCGCCATCGCGACAAGACGTTCGGTCTGGCGCCGCCCTTGTCACCGGACTACACGGACGATGAGGTCGGCGAGCTGGCGCGATCCTTCGACGAAACCTCGAGCAAGCTGCGCGCAGCGCTCAACCGCGAGCAGATGTTCACCAGCGACGTCAGCCACGAACTGCGCACCCCGTTGATGATTCTGGCGAGCTCCTGCGACCTGCTGCTGGCCACCGAGCTGGATGAGCGCTCCGAGCGCCAGGTGAAGCGGATCGCCCGCGCTACCGATGGCATGAGCCAGTTGGTCGAGACCTTCCTGCTACTGGCGCGGGACCGCGAAGCAGCCAGTCATGGCAACCCTACAGCGACCTTGCGGCGTACCGCCGATGAATTGGTGGAGATCTGGGGTCGGCAGATCGAAGCCAAGGGCCTGGCGTTCATCTATGTCGTGGATAACGACTCGAGCGACGTCTATAACCAGGCCTTTCTGCACTCGGTGATGGGTAACCTGCTACGCAACGCCTGGCACTACACCGACACTGGTTTCGTGCGTCTGACCCTGACCGACAAAGGGTTTCACGTGGAGGACAGCGGCATCGGCATCCCCGAGGAAAAGCGCAACGCCATGTTTCAGCCGTTCGTGCGTGGCGACGAGCAGCGGGGCGAAGGCCTGGGCCTGGGCTTGTCCCTGGTCCAGCGCATTTGCGCCAACCAGGGCTGGAGCGTCAGCTTGAGCAGTCGCGAGCCCCATGGGTGTTTTTTCAGCGTACACCTGGGCGACGCTTAG
- a CDS encoding TIGR04211 family SH3 domain-containing protein, with protein MPSSQRFSTVFSRTRLVATGLFTGLLFTVGPAHGEEAPGNTRWVSDNLSTFVRSGPTDGYRIVGNLKSGQKVELLSTQGDYSQVRGEGGSSVWIPSSDLQTTPGPAEHVPLLTQQVTDLSGKLQSIDDSWKNRVQGMQETLDARKALIDELEARSKALNAELSDAQSELRSTQAKLGDENKHVMMSYMVYGGSIAGAGLLAGLILPMMTRGRKRNDRWF; from the coding sequence ATGCCCTCATCTCAACGTTTTTCTACCGTATTCAGTCGCACCCGCCTGGTTGCCACCGGCCTGTTCACCGGCCTTTTGTTCACTGTTGGCCCGGCCCATGGCGAAGAGGCCCCTGGCAACACCCGCTGGGTCAGCGACAACCTGAGTACATTCGTGCGCAGTGGTCCCACCGACGGCTATCGCATCGTCGGTAATTTGAAGTCCGGGCAGAAGGTCGAGCTGCTTTCCACGCAAGGCGACTACAGCCAGGTGCGCGGCGAAGGCGGTTCAAGCGTGTGGATCCCCAGCAGCGACCTGCAAACGACCCCAGGGCCCGCCGAGCACGTTCCGTTGCTGACACAGCAGGTCACCGACCTGAGCGGCAAGCTGCAATCCATCGACGACAGCTGGAAAAACCGCGTACAGGGCATGCAGGAAACCCTGGATGCGCGCAAGGCGCTGATCGACGAGCTGGAAGCGCGCAGCAAGGCCTTGAATGCCGAACTCAGCGATGCCCAGTCCGAGTTGCGCAGCACTCAGGCGAAATTGGGTGATGAAAACAAGCACGTGATGATGAGCTACATGGTCTACGGCGGCAGCATCGCCGGCGCGGGCCTGTTGGCCGGGCTGATCCTGCCGATGATGACCCGTGGCCGCAAGCGGAACGACCGCTGGTTCTGA
- a CDS encoding DUF533 domain-containing protein: MNTSDLLEQLLRGRSGQSTASQPGTTKGQGGQGGLGDLLGGLLGGGRGASGAGGLGGLGGLGGMLGGLLGGRGGSRSGSGKYAALASLGMMAFKAYQAWQQQQANAPQQALRTVDQLSEPEAEGHSHAILRALIAAAKADGRVDAQEEAAIRAELTAHAEDAQLQQWLDAELARPLDAQELASAADGPAMAAEMYLASVMLMGQQDAGERAWLDQLAVALGLAPELRAQLDQQAKAQ, encoded by the coding sequence ATGAACACCAGTGACCTGCTTGAACAACTGCTGCGCGGTCGCAGCGGGCAATCCACAGCCAGCCAGCCCGGCACCACGAAAGGTCAGGGCGGGCAGGGCGGCCTGGGCGATCTGCTTGGCGGCCTGCTCGGTGGTGGCCGCGGCGCGTCGGGTGCAGGTGGGCTGGGCGGGCTGGGTGGTCTGGGAGGGATGCTTGGCGGCTTGCTCGGTGGGCGTGGCGGGAGCCGATCCGGTTCCGGCAAGTATGCCGCGCTGGCTTCGCTGGGGATGATGGCGTTCAAGGCTTATCAGGCCTGGCAGCAACAGCAGGCCAACGCGCCACAGCAGGCGTTGCGTACGGTCGATCAATTGTCCGAGCCGGAAGCCGAAGGTCACAGCCATGCGATCCTGCGGGCGTTGATTGCCGCGGCCAAGGCCGATGGGCGGGTTGATGCACAAGAGGAAGCCGCGATCCGCGCCGAGTTGACCGCGCATGCCGAGGACGCACAGTTGCAGCAATGGCTGGATGCCGAATTGGCCCGGCCGTTGGATGCGCAAGAGCTGGCCAGTGCGGCCGATGGCCCAGCCATGGCTGCCGAGATGTACCTGGCCAGCGTGATGCTGATGGGTCAGCAGGATGCCGGCGAACGCGCCTGGCTTGACCAGTTGGCAGTCGCCTTGGGCCTGGCGCCGGAACTGCGCGCCCAGCTCGATCAACAAGCCAAGGCGCAATAA